Part of the Gadus chalcogrammus isolate NIFS_2021 chromosome 22, NIFS_Gcha_1.0, whole genome shotgun sequence genome is shown below.
CTGTCGCTGCGGCCACTGTGCCGACACATCACCATTCACAGGCCGCCGTGAGGCGATATATCCGTACGACAACGTAGACGAGAGGGGGAGGCTGAAGACGACAATGAAGTGGACACTGATGACAATCGGCTGCTACGCGCACAACACTCGACGCTCGACGTAGACTCAACTGTTATCGGTAGAGACGCAGTTTGCTGAGCTGCTGTGTACATAATGAAGTGCTATTGTGTTGTGTATGAAGTACATATGGGCCTGCACTACGTATGCATCTACAGATTGTTGTCTCTGCGTCCATCATAGCTCTCGTCTGGCCTGGGCTATCAGACAGTGCACACATGACGTGAAGGGCTAAGCAGTTAAGGTACAAAAGGATCACAAAACCGCGACATGACTATGTTTGCTTTTCCCCTGAGGAATCGTTTTCCGTTGGCCCGTCGTTCTGTACATTAATCAGACTGTATGTCCAGTATGTCATTGTATCCACAGGGCTTTCCCCCCCCATCAACAGTTTACAGATGAATGTTCTTACGTCTACTCTCTCTCACGTGTATGAAACACCATTCAGTTTTGGGTTTTCTATTTTGTCATCAAAAGTCTCTCAGGGGATGGTTAAGAAAATGTAGCCCTGATGATGATCGAATGTTATATACAACGGATAATTGTATTTCTGATTAAATCATGGCTATTTATACATCATGGCCTTTCCCCCCCTAATTAACGATCTAGAAACAAATTGAGATGAGAGTAGAAACTAGAAATATCTATAGCTGTTAGGACAATCGAACAACGCACGCACATTTGATtgaagacaaacagagagggccagagacagaccgacagacggagagacaaagagacaactTATTCAAGGTTGACTTGGTGGCACCTAAACAGAAATTCGACagcacaggtcaaaggtcagatgtCGACATGTTGTGCTTTGTTTATATGACTTGGTCTatctgtgaataaataaattacccTAAACAATCGCATAAAAGAGAAGCTTGGGTTGACCACTACTATAGGTTTTTCTCTGAGAAAATTCAACCAAGTACTGAAGAAGACAAATTGCTTAACCATGAAACTGAATGACTGAATGATGAAATGGATTAAAAGGACGAAATATATACATCTGAATACATTTTGGGCTGCACAGATGCCCATGGgagaaataaatacatacttTAATGTTCTGTAGATTGTATGGTctggaacagtgtgtgtgtgtgtgtgtgtgtgtgtgtgtgtgtgtgtgtgtgtgtgtgtgtgtgtgtgtgtgtgtgtgtgtgtgtgtgtgtgtgtgtgtgtgtgtgtgtgtgtgtgcatttatctgTATGTATGCTTTAGATAATGTTATTCATTGTGGCCTTGCAGTAACCTGTGTGTCCTGATTTAATCAGCTGTGCATTCAGTTGTCTCTTGTTCTCTGGTCTCCGTGTGATTATCTCTTACTTCCTGTCTAGTCCCCCAGGCACAATCTTATTAACCAGACCACTTTTTGGAAcaggtattctctctctctctctctctctctcgctctctctctctctctctctctctcttgttctcgcTTTCTCTCGNNNNNNNNNNNNNNNNNNNNNNNNNNNNNNNNNNNNNNNNNNNNNNNNNNNNNNNNNNNNNNNNNNNNNNNNNNNNNNNNNNNNNNNNNNNNNNNNNNNNCCGCAGCGAGGAGACCGTGCGTCCAGACAGCGGGAGGTGGGAACAAACGAACGAACGCAGCGGCCCGAACACCTTCCCTCCCTGGTTTCCCAGCAGTAGCCTATCGCAGTCGGCCTGAACGGACACCGCGCGGAGGAACCGGAGGCGGAGGCCAGTTGCGAGAAAACACCGCGAATACGcacacctccacccttctcctcctccctcctcaacaCACCAGCCTTCTGTCTGCGGTGTTTGCGGGCGCACTCTGCAAACTTTTTACGCACCGACGGGACGCACTGAAGGGGACTTTTGGTGGTTTGGGAACAACAAGGGTATGGAGAAGGTGCTTCTGGTCATGTAGCCTCTCTCTAGCTCGCTCAAAGTGTCCTGATAGTCTCCAGCGGAGCCTGTAAGACTTATTCAGGACTTTGGGACAAAAAAAAGCGCACTATTCCCAACTGGAGCCCGGAGAGAAAAAGCTCAACATGCTGAACGGGACATACGGTCGGATGTTTTCACCGGGTTTGAAAGCCGCTTGTCACCGCTAGGTCGTGTGTTCGCTACTTTTCCATTGCGGAGCAGCTTGTGAGACTCATTGTACAGCGAAGTGAAGTGAAGGATTATGCAACGCGAGCGAAACTTGGAGGATCGCGGACCGCTACTTCACTAAGGAGAGAGATCAGtgcgtaaaaaaacaaaagtggaCACGGGAAGTCAACTATAGTGCACATCATACACCCCATCCCTCATTTCCATACCTAGCGGTGTGAGTAGGCTGGACTTAAGCCAATCAGCCGTCACCAAAGGACATCAAGAGTCGTCAGGCGTTATCCGTCCTCCATCATAATCGCGGTGACATGCGCAATCTCTACACGGGGAGCGCCAGTTAATAACCTCTGATTACACCGAGCGGACTCTGCCGAAGGGGTCCCACATGTTGGCCGCCGATGAACCGGCCAGCGGCTGGAGCACCGCGTCACCGCGAGCCGCCGGCACAATGTCCCGCCGCAAGCAGGCCAAGCCGCAGCATctccgggaggaggaggaaggaccgGCTAGGACCCGAGTCTCATACTCAGACAATGGTATGTTGCAGAAAAGGGTGAGAATCCAcctagacttttttttttggttcaaTATTTTGTCTGGTTGGAATAATGAGTCGAACTGATTTTATTCTGTTGAAAGTAGGCCTACGGAGCTGAAGAGGGTGTGAATGATAAACTCAGTTTTTATCTAATTCGCAACCGCTCAAAGTTTGGGATTTTGTGCCCTTTTGCATAAGTTTGAATGACTAGACTAACTCCGAATTAATATAGTATCCTACAGGTTAACATTTAGTTTTTTCTAATCAAGTTTGACTTATTTTGATAACTAAGAGCTTCCTCTTAAAATATTGCATATTTGCATGTTAATTTGAACCACAATAGGCCTAAACTTACGTGGAGATACGTGGGTGGTTTGTATGCTTTAAAATAAGTGGTTATAACGGAAAATAACAATTTCTTAATGTtatgtttgaaataaaataatttggaacataaataaaacatttgagaaACAAAAATACTTTGACGTTTTAGGAGGAGCCTGTCCACTCACCAAAATCCTAGGCCCATCCATAATTAGCATTGACAGATATTTTCTCtgtatttgttttaatatatataaaaacttTGGGTGAGAAATACAGAGTTCCTTGTAGTCAATTCATTTAAATGCTTTACAATGGATTCAATTAAATTATCCTCAAATCTTCAGTGCATCAGAAAGGGATCCTGCTGTTTGAATTGATTTTTTGCAGTTAAACAAATATTTAAACTCTACGGATCTGGTTTAATCACAATTTCTAAATTGAGGCTTAAATCACACCTCAACGAACAGAAAATGTTGACACATTTTTACCTCGAAAGTTGCAGCTACCCCCGAATCTCTTATGTTGTAGACCAAAATCCCTAAAGCTTACCCTCCTATTTGCGTAATAATAAATCATTATTTTCACGCATAATTTAAACATTATTCCAAAACGTACAGTTCAAATTTACATCAACAAGCAGCGTAGATTCCATCGTCTGAACGACACACAAACTTACCAAAGTAAATGACCTCCTCTTCAATTCAATAAATCCTCGTCTAATTATCaccaggtcccccccccccccccccccacacccacatccCTTCTAACCGTGTTTGCCGAAGTAAGAACCTATAACGCTGCTCAAGtcatactctgtgtgtgtgtgtgaaaaggtaCTGAGTGACATCCAGAGGCCCCCATCACAGGCCTGCCTTTCCCCCAGGCCTGACACTCTTTCAGCGGGCTCTCTGACAGCCAGGCAGGGGGGGCTCTCTGGTGCTCTGAAGCGGCCTTTTGATTGAGGTCTGCTGTCTTAACCTCTGACGGCGCAGGGCCAAGCGGTCCGTGTCAGGACAATAATACAAACGTCTGAGCCGTTGACCTCTGGGGGACCGCAGAGGTCAACGGCCGGCTGGGAGGATGGGTAGGGAGCGTCGGTTTTGCTCTGCGGTGGAACAGTTGGGTTCTGCCATTTCTAATTTGCCACACAACATGATATTAGGGATAGAATTTGATCAAGTAAATCCTCTCAACCGTATTTTGAAAATCTTTTTACCGATTTTGAAATTCCaacattttatgtatttttgatTTCTTGCTTTtgcagtttttttattttttatttttcatgaccaGGTTGATGAAAGTCACTATTTCCCTACAAATCAACCATTTTAATCTTCCCCAAACTGTAAGAAGAGGGCCTTTCTGAACCGGCCTGTCGGTCCAGAGGACCACCCACCCAGAGAGCCGGTGTCTGGGATAGTTTATTCCTGCGCTGGTTCATCCCGACCAGATCTTAACTTATTCAGCACCGTTTGCACCCTCCTTCTACCCCAGCCGTTTTTATAGTCAGTTAAATCTGACTGCAGTAAAAAACCCTGACTGTGTCTGTCCTCTACACTAATGACAGACTTACAATCCTTTTTTTCTAAGCCGATATTTTACTGAACGTTTAAAGTGTAGAGGGTGGTATTTACGTATGTGTACTTTGTTGTTATGTGTTTATTCCGAGTACACCCAGAGTCATTTCTGGTAATGCTGGATGCTGGTGGCAATTAAGGGGATATGTGGTATTAATGACAGATGATATGATAATGGTAATGTGATTATGTATGTTAGTATAGAAATGAGTTGCAGCACTGGCTGGATAAATGGACATTCAGAAATGCagacatacgcacgcacacacacacacacacacacacacacacacacacacacacacacacacacacacacacacacacacacacacacacacacacacacacacacacacacacacacacacacacacacactctcacaattAAAAATATTACTGTAAAAAACACTATTGGTCAAAGGGAGAAGTTGGATTTCATGAGGTAATAGTTATGTACAAATAGAGATTAGTTTGTTTACAATCTTAAATTCTTTACAATCAATTAACCTTTTTCCGATTCAAAATTAAAACGTATATTAATTAAACTCAATAGAGCTAAATGCACTTGACAAATAAAGATTTGGCATTTACAAGTGGAGTTTTAATTATTGTGAaaattaggcctacattattaatgtcGATTGAACCTCTCTGGATTCACTCATGATTAAAATACAAGATAGCATGACTGCGGCCTGAGAAAAAAAAGACTGCATCAATCGGAGGAAAGTACCTGAGCGAAAATGTCTTATGTCGCTATACGTTAAAGATTAAATCATCAAGGTTTTGTTGAGTGTAAGTGCTCTTTGCTTCAATCAGAGATGGCCCACCATTGTGCTCTGACATGCCTATATAAATGCAGCAGAAATCAATACCCCACTACATGGAATTTCATTAACTGTCTGGGTGGACGAGAGGTCAGATCGCATTATCAACTCTATTGATTCAGCAGGGAAATTAACATTTCCCTCCAAACCCAGCAGGATGTGTTAAAGTGTCTGTGGCCCGTTTTGACATTACACAGAACAGAAGGGAAAATATTGATATCCTCATCGCATGAGTTCTCATAATACATGCAATGATCCACGCATGATAAACCACAGAGTATGACGGGAGGGTATAACGGCTGCTTTCCTCCTCCCTTCAGGAATCCCGGAAAACACTGAGAGCTTGGAGTTCCGCGGCTCGGAGCGTTGCTATGGCAGCAAGGAGACGCACGTGTGTGACAGGTGCTGCGCCGAGTTCCTCACCTGGCCCGACCTGGGCCGCCACCGGAAGCTCTGCGACGAGCTCCCGCTGGTGCTCATCGTGAAGGACGATTACGGGACGGAGGCTGTCCACGATCGCACCTCCCTCGGGCCCTCGCCGGGGCCCAGCGTGGCCCCCAGCGACTCCAGTCTGGAGGACTCCACAGACGAGGGCCCCGAGGTCGGAGAGCCGCCTGCGAACGACACTGACCACCTGTTGTGTGGGgttctagaggaggagggggaaccgGAGGAGCCCATGGATCTAGAAGCCCGGGCGGAGATCCCCCAGTTCACCGCCCCGACCGGCAGTCCTCAACCACCGGATTTGACCGAGTTCGGGTCCCCTCAGCCGTCCACCTCCGGTACCCACAGCATGCCCAGTACCAACGTCACGCTGGAGATCCTCCGGGGCACCAGGGTGGCCGTGGCCCAGTTCTCCCAGGGTATAAGCGCCGGAGGAGGGGCGGGCGGGAAGGCCGCCTCGGTTGCCATCCCCGTGATCCTGGAGCATCTGCTGGCTCTGCAGCAGCAACAggtgcagcagctgcagctcaTCGAGCAGATCCGCAGCCAAGTGGCGGTCATGAACAGACAGCCCACGCAGGCCGCCCTGAACCCCGTCTCCAGGGCCCTGACCCTGGCCCCGACCAACCCTTTCCCGTCGCAAGGCCTTGTCCCCCCGCCGGTTCTCCCGCTGTCGGGGGCCATGCCCTCGCCTGTCAATGGCCAGGCCTCCGTCTCGTCGTCCCCCAGCCTGGAGAGGTCGCAGACTCTGGCGTCTCAAAACGCACACAGGCTCTCCGTCGGTGATTACAACGAGATTACGTCCCCCTCAGCGTACGCAGAGATGTCGGCCGCCGCCTCCATCTCCAGCTACACCAGTCACACCCCCACGTTACCGCCTTCTTACATGAGCTCCCAGACCGGCGGCGTCGGCGGCGGTCAGACACTGAGctcctctggacctctggaccgGGGGCAGCACGGCGGCCTCCTCCTCAGCTCGCCTTCCTCCTCCAGCCTGGCGTTCCTACCTCACAGCCCCCCTAGTGGCGTCATCTTCCCCAACCCCTTGGCCAGCATCGCAGCGACAGCTCACGCACTCGACCCCATCGCCGCCCTCCTGAAGCACCGGAAGGGAAAGCTGCCCAACGTGTCCTTATTCAACACCAAGCCCAGCCCGGAGGAGCCCTTCTTCAAGCATAAATGCCGCTTCTGTGCCAAAGTGTTTGGCAGTGACAGTGCTCTGCAGATCCACCTGCGCTCCCATACAGGGGAGAGGCCCTTCAAATGCAACATCTGTGGCAATCGCTTTTCCACGAAAGGAAACTTAAAGGTCCACTTCCAGAGGCACAAAGAAAAGTATCCTCATGTTCAGATGAACCCCTACCCCGTGCCAGAGTACTTAGACAATGTGCCAACCAGCTCCGGGATTCCCTATGGGATGTCATTTCCCGCAGAAAAACCTGGATCTTCATGGCTGGACAGCAAACCGGTGGTAGCGACCCTGCCCACCCCTATAGGCCTTCCGCTCTCCTCTGCCCTTACCAGTATAGGAAGCTCAAATGACCCCTTAAGCGTAACACCATCCATTAAATCTCCCTACCGGCCACCATCGGGTGAATGCGTGTCTTTGTCCCCTGCTAGTGGCGGCACCGAGCCTCATATAACTCCTGTTTCCGAGTCTCCACAGTTGAGCTGCCAGGACTCGGCCCCCGACAAGCTAAAAACAGAGGGAGTGCACCTGCCCCAAAACTGCATCCAAAGATTGATGAGCAACCCAGTTACTGTAACGACCGGGACCTCCGCCGCCGGCACCGCAGCCCCGTCCGAGCCCACCACACCGGAGCCCCTCTGTCCCAGCTCCCCCTTCTCCAACACCAACCCCCTACTGTACCCCTCAGACCCGGCCAAGTTCTCGCCCAACGGCCTCCTGGACTCTATGCACACGTCGGAGACCTCCATGCTGGAGCGGCTGGTGGAGAACATTGACAGGAAGATGACGGACCCCAACCAGTGCGTCGTGTGCCACCGCGTCCTCAGTTGCCAGAGCGCCCTCAAGATGCACTACCGCATCCACACCGGCGACCGGCCCTTTAAGTGCAAGATCTGCGGCCGGGCCTTCACCACCAAGGGCAACCTCAAGTCCCACGTGGGCATCCACCGGGAGACCCCGCCGGTGCTGGTGCAGCACTCGTGCCCCATATGCCAGAAGAAGTTCACCAACGCCGTGGTGCTTCAGCagcacatacgcatgcacatgGGCGGGCCCCTTCCGGAACCCTCCGACGCCGCCGCCGAAGACCCCAGGGAGGTGGACGGCGGCGCCTTGCGGCGCGGGAACCACTTCGACAGCCTCAGCAGCAACGACAACGACCCCGCGGACGACCTTTCGTTCGAGGACgacggagaggaggaagaggaaggggagaacatggaggaggtggaggaggagggggaggaggaggaggaggaggagggggcggcgaGTCCCGCTAAGCGCTTTAGCTCTCCTCGCTACTCCCCGTCGAGGACCTCGGCCGTGGTCTCCAGCATAGCGGCGCTGGAGAACCAGATGAGGATGATTGACTCCACGGTGAACCTGAACCACTCGTTTGGCATCACGGCTCTGGCCAACGGGTTAATGGACCGGGAGCGGCTGGCCATCAACTGCCGCCTCgcagagagacggggggagagtgGGACCGCGGGCAGCCCGACCTTCTCCCAGTCTTCTGATGTGTCGGGGTCCCCGGCACATAGGAAAAGCGCTGATGGCAGAATGAGCAAGTCTCCCACAGCGAACAACAGGCCAGCATCTCAAGAGCCTTTAGCAGCCTTGGTGAAGATGGAGCAATCTGAGCCTCCTTCAGCGGCATCTGTCGCGGGATTGGCCCAGGACCTGAGAGGGCTACAGCCCGGCAAGATGTGTGTGATGAAGGAGGAGAGTCCTTACAGTCTGCCCTTCCTGCTGAGCAGGGAACGAGGTGAGGCCCTAATGTCATGCCTTCTGGCTCCGGCAACGACGTAGGGTTAGTCACAAGACGGTAGTGAGACCTCTGATTGAAAAGAGGCGCGTGATTatcaataaattaaaaaaagatttcaAAGGTTAACAATGAACGGCTCATGTTGAAACGCTCAGGTTTAAGTTATGTTATGTTAAGTTATTTTTGCGTCCATTCTCACTAACATTAAAGTAGTTTCCTCTGATATCTTATCCATTCATATTCAGGATGTTGTTAATATACAATcataattaaatacaaataccaTGTTTAtaacaatattattttttttctcatcttcAGGTGAAGCTCTCACCAGCCTGGCCAACAGCATGACGTCAGGACCAATCAAAACAGAGATGAACGGACACAGTCATCCAATCGACGGACACCATCACCCTGCCTTcagcctcctgctccctccatCGTATCCTCCAATCAGCAGCCCGGGAATGACCAGCTTGCTTGGGCCCGCCCCTCCTCGCCGCACGCCCAAACAGCACAACTGCCACGCCTGCGGGAAGAACTTCTCGTCGGCCAGCGCCCTGCAGATCCACGAGCGCACGCACACGGGGGAGAAGCCCTTTGTCTGCTCCATCTGCGGACGAGCCTTCACCACTAAAGGCAACCTGAAGGTAGCTCCCGTTGTCAGTTAACAGGTCGTGGTGGCAAGTTAGCTGCAGCTGTGGACTCCAATGTCGTTTttacccatgatgcactgcaTGCTTCAGAATTTTCACTCTGATCATAATCGCAATGAATCCTAACAGAACGCCGAGACCTAACCGTCCTTAATCGAATAATGACAGGACATTGATACTGGAAAGTCAGACAATTTATATTATCTATCACTAACAAAGAAAAGGTGAACAGGAATACATTTCCAGTGTATTATTGTTAGCAAGTCTTAAACTCTTCAAATACTTACAATATCACTATTATTATCACTATGTAATATTTACCTTACTGACTTTATACTTACTTCCACTCCAGACTTTCAAAGTGTGTATCTGACGAATAACATGGCCCTCCCATtgttccttccctccttccttcctccctccctccctccctcccttccttccttccttccttccttccttccttccttccttccttccttccttccttccttccttccttccttccttccttccttcctccctccctcccttccttccttccttccttccttccttccttccttccttccttccttcctccctcccttccttccttccttccttccttccttccttccttccttccttccttccttccttccttccttccttccttccttcccagGTCCACATGGGCACCCACATGTGGAACAACGCCCCGGCCAGGCGGGGCCGGCGGCTGTCCGTGGAGAACCCCATCGCGCTGCTGGGGGGGGACCCCATGAAGTTCGGGGAGATGTTCCAGAAGGACCTAGCGGCGCGGGCCATGAACGTGGACCCCGGGTTCTGGAACCGGTACGCCGCCGCCATCACCACCGGCCTGGCCatgaagaaccaccacaacctccaaaacaaccaccacaaccaccacaacaaccaccacaacaaccacaacaaccacaacgagATCTCAGTCATCCAGAaccgtggaggtggaggaggtggtggtggaggaggaggtggaggaggaggaggaggcatccCCCAGCTTCATGCCATGACCGCAGCCATGGACAGAGCCTCCTCTGGGGGGTTGCACGGCATGAACGGCCTGGGGAAGACGTCGGGTTTGGACCTGGGAGCGGGCaggcacttctccatgttgatagaCGATAGCAAGGAAATCGGGATCAACTGACAACACACATGCAGGAGCGACCACTGGGAGAAATTATGCAACATATTATGAGTAATTAAAATATTTGTACAACATCTTGTTGGTTCTTACGtattctattatatatatacagatacagGAATAGGCGTTTTTATGGACCGAGCGAGGGGAATAGGGGATTGATGTTTTCGCCACTTTGTTTCAACTGTCATTCGTGAACATTGTTTTTCTCTACAGAGATGGTTGATTTGTTTCATTTCTACACGAGTCCTGAGTGGCTTGTTTAAGAGAAGTGGACTAAAGGGAATGTCCGATTTACAGAAGACAACTTTGAGTGTGTCTT
Proteins encoded:
- the LOC130375529 gene encoding sal-like protein 3, which gives rise to MSRRKQAKPQHLREEEEGPARTRVSYSDNGILEFRGSERCYGSKETHVCDRCCAEFLTWPDLGRHRKLCDELPLVLIVKDDYGTEAVHDRTSLGPSPGPSVAPSDSSLEDSTDEGPEVGEPPANDTDHLLCGVLEEEGEPEEPMDLEARAEIPQFTAPTGSPQPPDLTEFGSPQPSTSGTHSMPSTNVTLEILRGTRVAVAQFSQGISAGGGAGGKAASVAIPVILEHLLALQQQQVQQLQLIEQIRSQVAVMNRQPTQAALNPVSRALTLAPTNPFPSQGLVPPPVLPLSGAMPSPVNGQASVSSSPSLERSQTLASQNAHRLSVGDYNEITSPSAYAEMSAAASISSYTSHTPTLPPSYMSSQTGGVGGGQTLSSSGPLDRGQHGGLLLSSPSSSSLAFLPHSPPSGVIFPNPLASIAATAHALDPIAALLKHRKGKLPNVSLFNTKPSPEEPFFKHKCRFCAKVFGSDSALQIHLRSHTGERPFKCNICGNRFSTKGNLKVHFQRHKEKYPHVQMNPYPVPEYLDNVPTSSGIPYGMSFPAEKPGSSWLDSKPVVATLPTPIGLPLSSALTSIGSSNDPLSVTPSIKSPYRPPSGECVSLSPASGGTEPHITPVSESPQLSCQDSAPDKLKTEGVHLPQNCIQRLMSNPVTVTTGTSAAGTAAPSEPTTPEPLCPSSPFSNTNPLLYPSDPAKFSPNGLLDSMHTSETSMLERLVENIDRKMTDPNQCVVCHRVLSCQSALKMHYRIHTGDRPFKCKICGRAFTTKGNLKSHVGIHRETPPVLVQHSCPICQKKFTNAVVLQQHIRMHMGGPLPEPSDAAAEDPREVDGGALRRGNHFDSLSSNDNDPADDLSFEDDGEEEEEGENMEEVEEEGEEEEEEEGAASPAKRFSSPRYSPSRTSAVVSSIAALENQMRMIDSTVNLNHSFGITALANGLMDRERLAINCRLAERRGESGTAGSPTFSQSSDVSGSPAHRKSADGRMSKSPTANNRPASQEPLAALVKMEQSEPPSAASVAGLAQDLRGLQPGKMCVMKEESPYSLPFLLSRERGEALTSLANSMTSGPIKTEMNGHSHPIDGHHHPAFSLLLPPSYPPISSPGMTSLLGPAPPRRTPKQHNCHACGKNFSSASALQIHERTHTGEKPFVCSICGRAFTTKGNLKVHMGTHMWNNAPARRGRRLSVENPIALLGGDPMKFGEMFQKDLAARAMNVDPGFWNRYAAAITTGLAMKNHHNLQNNHHNHHNNHHNNHNNHNEISVIQNRGIPQLHAMTAAMDRASSGGLHGMNGLGKTSGLDLGAGRHFSMLIDDSKEIGIN